A stretch of the Janthinobacterium sp. B9-8 genome encodes the following:
- a CDS encoding DUF6394 family protein, whose amino-acid sequence MNIEKVVFGFFILLAFTLNFGFVMGEIDVPHQHDVFELFLAMVVSFIATVIKFGDRTQVGALHLATSLVADLQLIAAALVWGNAMYVTQVGMTPGVTSMVVSFSAGALAANVVSVVLLIGETLQHRR is encoded by the coding sequence ATGAATATTGAAAAAGTGGTGTTTGGTTTTTTTATTTTACTGGCATTTACTCTGAATTTTGGCTTTGTGATGGGTGAAATTGATGTGCCACACCAGCACGATGTATTTGAGCTTTTTTTGGCAATGGTGGTGAGCTTTATTGCTACGGTCATTAAATTTGGTGATCGCACCCAAGTGGGGGCACTGCATTTGGCAACCAGCTTAGTGGCAGATTTGCAATTAATTGCTGCGGCTCTGGTGTGGGGAAATGCCATGTATGTGACCCAAGTGGGGATGACACCGGGCGTGACTTCAATGGTGGTGTCTTTTTCTGCCGGTGCATTGGCCGCCAATGTGGTTTCGGTGGTATTGCTGATTGGCGAAACCTTGCAGCATCGCCGCTAA
- the vioB gene encoding iminophenyl-pyruvate dimer synthase VioB encodes MSILNFPRIHFKGAARLNVPTGNRNIAGTLDIATNSVYQDGTLFDLKKHPREFHQYLRQLPPRFNLQGQPDDAGVFNHAAGHNFLGNNHFSWENTQITALQIQPGVLLDNDPLLACKVELWGHYNEYLRTTFNRARWVDIDPSRDDTSQIYAGQLCIKEAAAAANAPYLFSSDIDCVHSVRWYGENHIQEKQPHFLEPEFSKTRVFQFSVAKDSEHFIFNQLSLKSDFIEYLQQELKREDVLGLSIQYSVFNMSTPLQPDIPVFYDLSGSIGLWLKQDMATFANDRILYPDNTQGFGPVAIKIQNNWASISMPCSIPFTRRDAVCGNQLTHPLGPKHSLGELELRTKGGVLLARIPESVYGPYWGSAGIFDVPLLNDAAEDSLILRGTDNQWVESDWLIQAEQNVVSLEAPDRKNNAFFSKDIKIFSYFRGEPKGKKDISVFIENKAVVSTSLQTISSNENGIAFLSIVSQKPGVSEVFVGDHHGKILVRVLSDDWALLEVADKEVDYPFLYEQVMSYYELIYPFMADKVFSMADQCKCETYARLMWQMCDPLNRDKSYYMPSTREMSHAKSILFLKYLSNVEASAIAEPAKIALATEVNSSEISSKEELVQVLKQAVNLELSIMLQYLYAAYSLPTFAAGEQLLASNKWTAEQLALVCGGADRRHNSGWRGTILEIAHEEMIHYLIVNNLLMSLGEPFFPGTPVLGLKAAEAFGLDTDFSFEPFSENVLARFVRFEWPHYFPSTGKSISDFYAEIRKAFVSIPDLFTTPLAKTSGEHHLFLNELTNRKFPAYQLEVNNRESALFAIDFVTEQGEGAAVDSPHYAQSHFNRLREISRTLLASETPFEPAFSVLKNPVLEPTPGCNTVLDPAARQLMIFYKGCHELTFHMMIQHFGQKPLGSLRRSRLMNAAIDIMAGILRPLSVQIMSVPSGVSGRNAGPPVPQAIQFQLIADYGAGCEVLALQCRALAKYAKEMQLIKPAMAQIELLEFYDKQMMDLATGKLSREG; translated from the coding sequence ATGAGTATTCTGAATTTTCCACGTATTCACTTTAAAGGTGCTGCACGGCTTAATGTGCCAACTGGCAATAGAAATATCGCCGGCACTTTAGACATTGCAACAAACAGTGTTTATCAAGATGGCACATTATTTGATTTAAAAAAGCACCCTAGGGAGTTTCATCAGTATCTAAGGCAATTGCCACCAAGATTTAATCTTCAGGGGCAGCCAGATGATGCAGGTGTTTTTAATCATGCGGCAGGGCATAACTTTTTAGGGAATAATCATTTTTCTTGGGAAAATACTCAGATTACCGCTTTGCAAATACAGCCGGGTGTTTTGCTGGATAACGATCCGCTACTTGCTTGTAAAGTGGAATTATGGGGGCACTATAATGAGTATTTGCGCACCACATTTAACCGGGCAAGATGGGTAGATATTGATCCAAGCCGGGACGATACTTCGCAAATCTATGCCGGGCAGCTGTGCATAAAAGAAGCGGCTGCTGCGGCAAATGCCCCCTATTTATTTTCATCTGACATTGATTGCGTTCACTCTGTTCGCTGGTATGGCGAGAATCATATTCAGGAAAAGCAGCCGCATTTCTTGGAGCCTGAATTTTCTAAGACAAGGGTGTTTCAGTTTTCTGTGGCTAAGGATTCTGAGCATTTTATTTTTAATCAGCTTTCGCTTAAATCAGATTTTATTGAGTATTTACAACAAGAGCTAAAAAGAGAAGATGTGCTCGGGCTGAGTATTCAATATTCTGTATTTAATATGTCTACTCCGCTGCAGCCAGATATACCTGTGTTTTATGATTTAAGTGGCAGTATTGGTTTGTGGTTAAAGCAAGATATGGCTACTTTTGCCAATGATAGGATTTTATATCCTGATAATACTCAGGGCTTTGGCCCTGTGGCGATCAAGATTCAAAATAACTGGGCTAGTATCAGCATGCCTTGCAGTATTCCTTTTACTCGCCGTGATGCTGTTTGTGGCAATCAACTGACTCACCCTCTTGGCCCTAAGCATTCATTAGGTGAATTAGAGCTAAGGACTAAAGGTGGTGTTTTACTGGCAAGAATTCCTGAATCGGTATATGGCCCATATTGGGGAAGCGCCGGGATTTTTGATGTGCCCTTATTAAATGATGCCGCTGAAGATTCTTTAATACTGCGTGGCACAGACAATCAATGGGTAGAGTCAGATTGGCTGATTCAAGCAGAACAGAATGTGGTTTCTTTGGAAGCGCCTGATAGAAAAAATAATGCTTTTTTCTCTAAAGACATCAAAATATTTAGTTATTTCCGTGGCGAGCCTAAAGGAAAAAAAGATATTAGTGTTTTTATTGAGAATAAAGCGGTTGTCAGCACTTCGTTGCAGACGATTTCAAGCAATGAAAACGGAATTGCATTTCTTTCTATCGTCAGTCAGAAGCCCGGCGTTAGCGAGGTTTTTGTAGGGGACCATCATGGCAAGATTCTGGTGCGTGTACTTTCTGATGATTGGGCTTTATTAGAGGTAGCGGATAAGGAGGTTGACTATCCTTTTCTGTATGAGCAAGTAATGAGTTATTACGAGCTGATTTATCCGTTTATGGCGGATAAAGTGTTCAGCATGGCAGATCAGTGCAAATGTGAAACCTATGCTCGCTTGATGTGGCAAATGTGTGATCCATTAAACCGTGATAAAAGTTATTACATGCCTAGTACCAGAGAAATGTCTCATGCCAAATCAATATTATTTCTTAAGTATTTAAGTAATGTTGAAGCGTCTGCCATTGCGGAGCCAGCAAAGATTGCTTTGGCCACCGAGGTAAATAGTAGCGAAATCAGCAGTAAAGAAGAATTAGTTCAGGTATTAAAGCAGGCGGTGAATTTAGAGCTATCTATTATGCTGCAATATTTATATGCGGCTTATTCTTTGCCGACTTTTGCGGCAGGTGAGCAATTGCTTGCGAGTAATAAATGGACTGCTGAGCAATTGGCACTGGTGTGTGGCGGGGCAGATCGTCGGCATAATTCGGGCTGGCGTGGCACAATTCTGGAAATCGCCCATGAAGAAATGATCCACTATCTAATTGTGAATAATTTACTGATGTCTTTAGGCGAGCCATTTTTTCCTGGAACTCCCGTATTGGGTCTCAAAGCCGCTGAAGCCTTTGGCCTTGATACAGATTTTTCTTTTGAACCTTTTTCAGAAAATGTGCTGGCTCGCTTTGTCAGGTTTGAATGGCCACATTATTTTCCATCAACAGGAAAATCAATTTCTGATTTTTATGCGGAAATTCGCAAGGCATTTGTCAGTATTCCGGATTTATTTACCACCCCATTAGCTAAAACAAGCGGGGAGCATCATTTATTTTTAAATGAATTAACCAACAGAAAGTTTCCTGCTTACCAGTTAGAAGTCAATAATAGAGAAAGTGCGCTGTTTGCCATTGATTTTGTAACAGAACAAGGCGAGGGTGCAGCAGTAGATTCACCACATTATGCTCAAAGCCATTTTAATCGATTAAGAGAGATCTCCCGCACTTTACTGGCTAGCGAGACTCCTTTTGAGCCTGCATTTTCTGTATTAAAAAATCCTGTATTAGAACCGACTCCCGGCTGTAATACGGTGCTTGATCCTGCCGCCAGACAATTAATGATTTTTTATAAAGGCTGCCATGAGCTGACTTTTCATATGATGATTCAGCACTTTGGGCAAAAGCCTTTAGGGAGTTTGCGCCGTTCCAGATTAATGAATGCGGCGATTGATATTATGGCCGGAATATTAAGGCCTTTATCGGTGCAAATTATGTCTGTTCCTTCTGGTGTGTCGGGCCGTAATGCCGGGCCGCCTGTGCCACAGGCGATTCAATTTCAATTGATTGCCGATTATGGCGCTGGCTGTGAGGTACTCGCCTTGCAATGCCGCGCGCTTGCAAAATACGCAAAAGAAATGCAATTAATTAAACCGGCTATGGCTCAAATTGAATTACTTGAATTTTATGATAAGCAGATGATGGATCTTGCAACAGGTAAACTTTCACGGGAAGGCTGA
- a CDS encoding MATE family efflux transporter, translated as MSMELAYIDNNHVNSESPLIKSPIFQQFLYMALPTIIGLVINGMYIVVNGLFISRGIGHQAMGAVSAVFPIQMFLLAISTMLGSGMASIISRHLGAKQQEEASRVFSASFLLAIGSAIIISSLFIIFRPAIYALLAVPSEFIPDANSYLMPVLIFSIVGFISNQITESFRASGNPKAMMQVLATGSILNIVFDALFIFVFKWGVAGAAWATTCAMSLALVMALQLQKKGENAAEFKLSYVFSKFKTYLDIVSFGMPVLLSHGGFSIIMAVSVYSISVVVPEQSSTLISAHGILMRCYMFLFLPIIGMMIALQTLSAFNYGARQYKRVQNAYISALICSTIWGLIVTVILCFNPEWLLNLFTKNQEIISEGINIAAICFLGFTASGVCMMSSGLFQGMGKALPAMLLDAARTYFLLIPLIFTLPMFFNSIGIWLSFPIADFIGGTIALTYSSVYLMKLRKQSLNR; from the coding sequence ATGTCAATGGAATTGGCGTATATAGATAACAACCATGTAAATAGTGAATCTCCTCTTATAAAATCGCCAATTTTTCAACAGTTTTTATATATGGCACTGCCAACCATTATAGGTTTGGTTATTAATGGCATGTATATCGTTGTAAATGGCCTTTTTATATCCCGTGGTATCGGTCATCAGGCAATGGGAGCCGTTTCGGCTGTTTTTCCTATACAAATGTTTTTACTTGCAATAAGCACCATGCTCGGTAGCGGTATGGCCTCTATTATTTCAAGACACTTAGGGGCTAAGCAGCAGGAAGAAGCGTCACGGGTTTTTTCAGCATCATTTTTACTGGCAATTGGCAGCGCCATTATTATTTCATCTTTGTTTATTATTTTTCGGCCAGCTATTTACGCATTACTCGCTGTGCCTAGTGAATTTATCCCAGATGCCAACAGCTATCTTATGCCCGTTTTAATTTTTTCTATTGTCGGGTTTATCAGCAATCAAATAACCGAAAGTTTTCGTGCATCAGGCAATCCCAAAGCAATGATGCAAGTACTGGCCACTGGCTCTATCTTAAATATAGTGTTTGATGCACTCTTTATTTTTGTTTTTAAATGGGGAGTAGCGGGTGCAGCTTGGGCAACAACCTGCGCCATGAGTTTGGCCTTAGTTATGGCATTACAATTACAAAAGAAAGGTGAAAATGCTGCAGAATTCAAGCTCAGCTATGTTTTTTCTAAATTTAAAACTTACCTGGATATTGTTAGTTTTGGCATGCCAGTTTTGCTCTCTCACGGTGGCTTTTCAATCATCATGGCGGTATCTGTTTATTCCATTTCGGTGGTTGTACCTGAGCAATCAAGCACACTCATCAGTGCCCATGGCATTTTAATGCGTTGTTATATGTTTTTATTCTTACCCATTATAGGGATGATGATTGCATTGCAAACCCTATCTGCATTTAATTACGGTGCACGCCAATATAAACGCGTTCAAAACGCCTATATTTCTGCGCTGATTTGCAGCACAATCTGGGGATTAATCGTTACCGTTATTCTCTGCTTTAATCCTGAATGGCTATTAAACCTGTTCACAAAAAATCAGGAAATTATTTCTGAAGGAATAAATATTGCGGCAATTTGCTTTTTAGGTTTCACTGCATCTGGTGTATGCATGATGTCGAGCGGTTTATTTCAAGGAATGGGTAAAGCACTACCTGCCATGCTACTTGATGCTGCCAGAACATATTTCCTGTTAATCCCGCTTATTTTTACATTGCCTATGTTTTTTAATAGCATAGGAATCTGGCTATCTTTCCCAATCGCAGACTTTATCGGTGGTACGATTGCACTCACTTACTCCAGCGTCTATTTAATGAAACTGAGAAAGCAAAGTTTAAACCGCTAA
- the vioE gene encoding violacein biosynthesis enzyme VioE produces MIAEKMLPPRLPEQWSSSYISYWQPMQKEDQITSGICWFDYEQNRCRIDGLFNPWSEEKTGHRLWMSEIVTAGEGKTKKSKIAYCRESPLGEGEYEAVVLDDDLESCHEVLLTQDVLLQYQASYVGSQHLLGRETEAWTFTKPGKGPSTYYFVKGTNQLLRMVTGDPAVHASIRDFPNFTTHTIPAEIFSSSI; encoded by the coding sequence ATGATTGCTGAGAAAATGTTACCCCCTCGCTTACCTGAGCAATGGAGCAGTAGTTATATTTCTTACTGGCAGCCTATGCAGAAAGAAGATCAAATTACGTCAGGTATTTGCTGGTTTGATTATGAACAAAATCGCTGCCGCATTGATGGTTTGTTTAACCCTTGGTCTGAGGAAAAAACAGGCCATCGCTTGTGGATGTCAGAAATTGTGACCGCGGGCGAGGGGAAAACAAAGAAATCTAAAATTGCGTATTGCCGTGAATCCCCTCTTGGCGAAGGGGAATATGAGGCGGTGGTGCTTGATGATGATTTGGAGTCTTGCCACGAAGTGTTATTAACGCAGGACGTTTTATTGCAATATCAGGCAAGCTATGTGGGAAGTCAGCATTTGCTTGGCAGAGAAACGGAAGCTTGGACTTTTACCAAACCGGGTAAGGGCCCTTCAACTTATTACTTTGTAAAAGGGACTAATCAATTGCTGCGCATGGTGACGGGAGACCCTGCGGTGCATGCTTCAATTCGTGATTTTCCTAATTTCACTACTCATACGATTCCGGCCGAAATATTTTCAAGCAGTATTTAA
- a CDS encoding potassium channel family protein has translation MRAPIITLILIYSIAVLGLVLIPGVDDQGRPYQMGFFHAFYFISYTATSIGFGETPHPFSYSQRLWVLCCIYLSVTGWAYNLGAIFTLFNDQALKKAIQYARFNNKVRRLREPFYLVCGYGQTGRLLCKVLDRINIRFVVIELREERVNHLALADFQSDPVFYAGDASNPELLKIAGITHPRCRGVLAITGDENVNLAIAMAAFVLQPSLVSVCRCKNKAVADNMQSFGANKVINMFNAVGQRFQMLLHAPHGYRLWNLLSDFPGQPMAALVRPPCGHWVVVGYGRFGISMRAALLKEGASVTVIDPEPQPDLLPGQFVEALGVNADSLIAAGIEHASGLLVCHDHDINNLSALATARAINPKLFIVARQNLRDNHLLFEAFKPDITSIRSEIVAHECLRAIETPLLAQFLDLIKEEDEAWAKALFDQLASLCDNKVPEIWSITLDAKNTAAVHAFLANPSPPLRLAHWINNPFDHGYKLQCLPLLRVHGDELQAWPSLDTPLTFGDQLLFAGNREAQSAHQAMQEATHLLDFARTGKIEPQSWVFRKLADWQQGK, from the coding sequence ATGCGTGCGCCAATTATTACGCTGATTCTTATTTATTCGATTGCCGTATTGGGCCTGGTACTGATTCCCGGCGTGGATGATCAGGGCAGGCCCTATCAAATGGGCTTTTTCCACGCTTTTTATTTTATTAGTTATACCGCTACTTCGATTGGCTTTGGCGAAACACCCCATCCTTTTTCTTATTCTCAGCGCTTATGGGTTTTATGCTGCATTTATTTATCGGTAACGGGCTGGGCTTATAATTTAGGGGCTATCTTTACTCTTTTTAATGATCAGGCTTTAAAAAAAGCAATTCAATATGCTCGTTTTAATAATAAAGTTCGGCGTTTACGTGAGCCATTTTATTTAGTTTGCGGCTATGGGCAAACGGGGCGTTTGCTATGCAAAGTGCTGGATAGGATTAATATTCGCTTTGTGGTGATTGAATTAAGAGAAGAGCGGGTAAATCATTTGGCTTTGGCTGATTTTCAGTCCGATCCTGTTTTTTATGCGGGGGACGCTTCTAATCCTGAATTATTAAAAATTGCCGGAATTACTCATCCTCGTTGCCGAGGCGTATTAGCTATTACTGGCGATGAAAACGTCAACCTAGCGATTGCAATGGCGGCCTTTGTTTTGCAGCCCTCGCTGGTATCGGTGTGCCGATGCAAAAATAAGGCCGTGGCAGATAATATGCAGTCGTTTGGCGCGAATAAAGTGATCAATATGTTTAATGCGGTGGGGCAGCGCTTTCAGATGTTGCTGCATGCACCGCATGGCTATCGTTTATGGAATTTACTTTCTGATTTTCCCGGCCAGCCAATGGCCGCTTTAGTGCGCCCGCCCTGTGGCCATTGGGTGGTGGTGGGTTATGGGCGCTTTGGTATATCAATGCGGGCCGCGCTGCTAAAAGAAGGCGCTAGCGTGACGGTGATTGATCCGGAGCCGCAGCCTGATTTATTGCCCGGGCAATTTGTAGAGGCGCTTGGCGTGAATGCCGATTCATTAATTGCCGCAGGCATCGAGCACGCCTCGGGGCTTTTGGTTTGCCATGATCATGATATTAATAATCTATCTGCGCTGGCAACGGCCAGAGCCATTAATCCCAAACTGTTTATTGTGGCAAGGCAGAATTTGCGTGATAACCATTTATTATTTGAAGCATTTAAGCCTGATATCACATCGATTCGTAGCGAGATTGTGGCGCATGAATGTTTACGTGCTATAGAAACGCCATTATTGGCGCAGTTTTTAGATTTAATAAAAGAAGAAGACGAGGCCTGGGCGAAGGCCTTATTCGATCAGTTGGCTTCGTTATGTGATAACAAAGTGCCAGAGATCTGGAGCATTACACTGGATGCTAAAAATACTGCTGCTGTGCATGCCTTTTTAGCCAATCCTTCGCCGCCTTTACGCCTTGCTCACTGGATTAATAACCCCTTCGATCATGGCTATAAATTGCAATGCCTGCCGCTGCTGCGCGTGCATGGCGATGAGCTGCAAGCATGGCCCTCCCTGGATACGCCGCTAACTTTTGGCGATCAGCTGCTGTTTGCCGGTAATCGCGAAGCACAAAGCGCGCATCAAGCTATGCAAGAAGCCACGCACCTGCTGGATTTTGCCCGCACCGGCAAAATCGAACCGCAAAGCTGGGTGTTTCGTAAATTGGCGGATTGGCAGCAGGGGAAGTAA
- a CDS encoding tryptophan hydroxylase, whose amino-acid sequence MKILVVGAGPAGLMFASQLKKLKQDWDIAIVEKNTVDEIVGWGVVLPGKAPHHPANPLSYLPDYEEIDAQYIDEFCLVNQDDRATASTGITLCGAERKSLVGALRKLCTNLLIPITYSSPVFDEDGLDTTAYDLVVIANGINNISNYFKDALAPEVEFGKNRYMWYGTSKIFDAMNLIFKPTTSGVFIAHAYKYSSTMSTFVVECSEETYHRSGIESLSETDAKAFIADVFSVELDGLPVEVQPGLQWRNFVTLSHTKAYEDNLVLLGDALQTGHFSIGHGTTMAVVAAQMLVKALYEHAEVNHALEDFNQKVMPLMQLFSGHAGISRTWFETADERMDLTAAELAKSFSERREQLPPLPAALGQALGMALTRKES is encoded by the coding sequence ATGAAGATCTTAGTCGTTGGAGCAGGGCCAGCGGGCTTAATGTTTGCCAGCCAGTTAAAGAAACTTAAGCAAGATTGGGATATTGCAATTGTAGAAAAAAATACAGTTGATGAAATTGTAGGGTGGGGTGTTGTATTGCCTGGAAAAGCGCCCCATCATCCGGCAAATCCGCTTAGCTATTTGCCTGATTATGAAGAAATTGATGCGCAATATATTGATGAATTTTGCCTGGTTAATCAAGATGATCGTGCTACAGCAAGCACCGGTATTACTTTATGCGGGGCAGAAAGAAAATCTTTGGTAGGCGCTTTAAGAAAACTCTGTACCAATTTATTGATTCCGATTACTTATTCTTCGCCAGTTTTTGATGAAGATGGCTTGGATACCACGGCATATGATCTGGTTGTGATTGCCAATGGGATTAATAATATCTCGAATTACTTTAAAGATGCTTTAGCCCCAGAGGTAGAGTTCGGTAAAAATCGCTATATGTGGTACGGCACATCAAAGATTTTTGATGCAATGAATTTGATTTTTAAGCCAACCACTTCAGGTGTATTTATTGCCCATGCTTATAAATACTCCAGCACAATGAGCACTTTTGTAGTGGAGTGTAGCGAGGAAACGTATCATCGCTCTGGTATTGAGTCTTTATCAGAAACTGATGCAAAAGCATTTATTGCTGATGTATTTAGTGTTGAGCTAGATGGTCTGCCTGTTGAGGTTCAGCCGGGCTTGCAATGGCGAAATTTTGTAACGCTGAGCCATACAAAAGCTTATGAAGATAATTTGGTGCTATTGGGCGATGCCTTGCAAACAGGCCATTTTTCTATCGGGCATGGCACAACAATGGCGGTGGTTGCGGCTCAGATGTTGGTAAAAGCATTATATGAGCATGCAGAAGTGAACCATGCTTTAGAAGATTTTAATCAAAAGGTGATGCCGCTGATGCAATTATTTAGCGGGCATGCCGGCATTAGCCGCACTTGGTTTGAAACGGCGGATGAAAGAATGGATTTAACTGCCGCAGAGTTAGCAAAGAGTTTTTCAGAGCGCCGCGAGCAATTGCCTCCTTTACCTGCTGCTTTGGGGCAAGCGCTGGGTATGGCGCTTACTCGTAAGGAATCTTAA
- a CDS encoding FAD-dependent oxidoreductase, with amino-acid sequence MKKIIIVGGGLAGSLTAIYLAKRGHDVHVFEKRGDPFLAYSDYIDQVSSRAIGVSMTVRGIQAVLNAGIPKEELDLCGIPISGMSFCIAGKFKTRELAPVDVLSPLSLSRADFQKLLNKYAEINNVHYHYGNRCLEVNLDDKSITTKDNDGQIAEHKADLLIGADGARSCVRQAMQNNCRRFEYQQSFFKHGYKTIVIPDASQLGLRKDLIYFFGMDSGGLFAGRAATIPDGSISFAVCLPYQGEISLQAKDAGTMGRFFDRYYSMLPEATRKEMLSQFMEKPSNDLINVRSSVFHYKQHAIILGDSAHATAPFLGQGMNMALEDAYILNLLFEKHEDNIEKVLPEFTRLRKAEADAMQDMAINNYEVLSSSNPIFFMRSKYTRYMSSKFPASYPPDMAEKLYFTSMAYSELRDIQQKQNVWYKLGRVN; translated from the coding sequence ATGAAAAAAATCATTATTGTTGGCGGTGGCTTGGCAGGTAGCTTAACCGCTATCTATTTAGCTAAGCGCGGTCATGATGTGCATGTTTTTGAAAAACGGGGCGATCCGTTTCTTGCATATTCAGATTATATCGATCAGGTTAGCTCCCGTGCGATTGGCGTGAGTATGACTGTGCGTGGTATTCAGGCGGTATTAAATGCAGGCATTCCTAAGGAAGAGCTCGATTTATGCGGGATTCCTATCTCCGGAATGTCTTTTTGTATTGCAGGTAAATTTAAAACCAGAGAATTAGCACCGGTTGATGTGCTTTCTCCGCTTTCATTAAGCAGGGCAGATTTCCAAAAGTTATTAAATAAATATGCAGAAATTAATAATGTTCATTACCACTATGGGAATCGCTGCTTGGAAGTGAATTTAGACGATAAGAGCATTACCACTAAAGATAATGACGGGCAGATTGCCGAGCATAAAGCGGATTTATTGATTGGTGCAGATGGTGCTCGCTCTTGCGTACGTCAGGCCATGCAAAATAATTGCCGCCGGTTTGAATATCAGCAGTCATTTTTTAAGCATGGCTATAAAACAATTGTTATCCCTGATGCCAGCCAGCTTGGCCTCAGAAAAGATTTAATTTATTTCTTTGGTATGGATTCTGGCGGTTTATTTGCGGGGCGTGCGGCGACTATTCCTGATGGCAGTATTAGTTTTGCTGTTTGTTTGCCTTATCAAGGAGAAATTAGTTTACAGGCTAAAGATGCAGGTACGATGGGGCGTTTTTTTGATCGATATTATTCGATGCTGCCTGAAGCCACCAGAAAAGAAATGCTATCGCAATTTATGGAGAAGCCAAGTAATGATCTGATTAATGTGAGGTCGTCGGTTTTTCATTATAAGCAGCACGCAATCATTTTAGGCGATTCAGCCCATGCCACCGCTCCATTTCTTGGGCAGGGAATGAATATGGCATTGGAAGACGCTTATATCCTTAATTTATTATTTGAAAAACATGAAGATAATATTGAAAAAGTACTGCCTGAATTTACTCGGCTGAGAAAAGCCGAGGCAGATGCGATGCAAGATATGGCTATTAATAACTATGAGGTGCTGAGCAGTTCAAATCCTATTTTCTTTATGCGTTCAAAATATACTCGTTATATGAGTAGTAAATTCCCTGCCAGTTATCCTCCGGATATGGCTGAAAAGCTTTATTTCACCTCGATGGCTTATAGTGAGCTAAGAGATATCCAACAGAAACAAAATGTTTGGTACAAACTAGGGAGAGTAAACTAA
- a CDS encoding flavin monoamine oxidase family protein, translated as MINNKVISIVGAGISGLSCALKLAGSKLTKDYTLRVFENGERIGGRAHSIKVDDFSIDLGAGRFSPALHPNVAQLLSELKEEIEVFPFTKIVCPHPQHEGLKEILAQLKLKIENSHNESFFQFLCQHMGNEKSHAIINALGYDSLYLPQISPKIAYDIIEKHPEIQCFSENEGYEWFNLVDGFAALAKSLYQQAAKSGVEFYFEHQLINFQTKSANTLLEFAGSEQQEIWHNSAYTVLALPPTAMSSLNIDFPNSWSDFSYGSIPLFKGFIFFDHPWWKDYELENKVTIVDNPLRKIYFKSEKYIFFYTDSAYADFWLEETNKSEDEYINTVMGLIAKALNISIKELPRPVSNKFKYWPSGVEFALETSPDHPPVLSKYNGKVIATSDAYTPHCGWMEGGIIAGRNAADHILKQLEKSDVEKVAAEMN; from the coding sequence GTGATAAACAACAAAGTAATCTCTATAGTAGGTGCAGGAATATCAGGGCTAAGCTGTGCATTGAAACTGGCTGGCTCAAAATTAACAAAAGACTACACGCTTCGTGTTTTTGAAAACGGAGAGAGAATTGGTGGCCGGGCTCATTCAATTAAAGTGGATGATTTTAGTATTGATTTAGGAGCAGGGCGTTTTTCTCCTGCCCTACATCCTAATGTTGCCCAGTTGCTTAGTGAGCTAAAAGAGGAAATAGAAGTATTTCCTTTTACTAAAATTGTCTGTCCTCACCCACAGCATGAAGGCTTGAAAGAGATACTGGCTCAATTAAAGCTAAAAATTGAGAATAGCCATAATGAATCATTCTTTCAATTTTTATGCCAGCATATGGGCAATGAAAAATCGCACGCAATCATTAATGCTTTAGGCTACGATTCATTATATCTTCCGCAAATCTCTCCTAAGATTGCATATGATATTATTGAAAAGCATCCGGAAATACAGTGCTTCTCAGAAAATGAAGGCTATGAGTGGTTTAATTTAGTTGACGGGTTTGCTGCTTTGGCTAAAAGTCTATATCAGCAAGCCGCTAAATCGGGTGTCGAGTTTTATTTTGAACACCAGTTAATTAATTTCCAAACAAAATCAGCCAATACTCTGCTTGAGTTTGCAGGATCAGAACAGCAAGAAATTTGGCACAATAGTGCTTATACCGTTTTAGCTCTTCCTCCAACAGCGATGTCATCGCTTAATATAGATTTTCCAAATAGCTGGAGTGATTTTTCCTACGGTTCTATCCCATTATTTAAAGGTTTTATATTTTTCGATCATCCATGGTGGAAAGATTATGAGCTTGAAAATAAAGTAACCATTGTTGATAACCCATTACGAAAAATATATTTTAAAAGCGAAAAATATATATTCTTTTACACTGATAGCGCCTATGCTGATTTTTGGTTGGAAGAAACCAATAAAAGCGAAGATGAATATATAAATACAGTGATGGGTTTAATTGCTAAAGCATTAAATATATCTATTAAAGAATTACCACGCCCTGTAAGCAATAAGTTCAAATACTGGCCTAGTGGTGTAGAGTTTGCTTTAGAAACATCACCAGATCACCCTCCTGTTTTATCTAAATATAATGGCAAAGTGATTGCTACTTCAGATGCTTATACCCCGCACTGTGGCTGGATGGAAGGTGGGATTATTGCGGGTAGGAACGCAGCAGATCATATCTTAAAACAATTAGAGAAATCAGATGTAGAAAAAGTAGCGGCAGAAATGAATTAA